A genomic region of Methylobacterium durans contains the following coding sequences:
- a CDS encoding SDR family oxidoreductase, whose protein sequence is MKHKPLREQIIVITGASSGIGLATARMAAERGARVVLAARSEDVLAKVADELGDRVAYLRADVGRREDVQAIADKAIATFGGFDTWVNVAGLTVYGPLREIAYEDHERLIQTNLWGTVNGSLVAVEHLRQRGGALINVGSVASDLAFPFQGLYATSKHAVKGFTDTLRMELIAEGAPVSVTLVKPTSIDTPLPQRARNYMDREPTLPPPIYPPEEVANAILHAAVHPQRDIFVGGAGKLFVMGKEFAPGAYDELAPAIIALQKRSERPRDPQGALHVPQKAGSERGDPPVPVMRTSAYTRATLHPLATASVITGLAATAALLLSRKPRRRGAV, encoded by the coding sequence ATGAAGCACAAGCCGCTGCGCGAGCAGATCATCGTGATCACCGGCGCGTCGAGCGGCATCGGCTTGGCGACCGCCCGCATGGCCGCTGAGCGCGGTGCCCGGGTGGTACTCGCCGCGCGGAGCGAGGACGTGCTGGCCAAGGTGGCTGACGAGCTCGGTGACCGCGTCGCCTACCTGCGGGCCGACGTTGGTCGCAGGGAGGACGTCCAAGCCATTGCTGACAAAGCCATCGCGACGTTCGGCGGCTTCGACACCTGGGTCAACGTCGCCGGCCTGACCGTCTACGGTCCCTTGCGCGAGATCGCCTACGAGGACCATGAGCGTCTCATCCAGACCAATCTCTGGGGCACGGTGAACGGCTCGCTCGTGGCTGTCGAACACCTGCGCCAGCGCGGCGGCGCGCTGATCAACGTCGGCAGCGTCGCCTCCGACCTCGCCTTCCCCTTCCAGGGCCTCTACGCCACCTCCAAGCACGCCGTGAAGGGCTTCACCGACACCCTGCGCATGGAGCTGATCGCAGAGGGTGCACCGGTCTCCGTCACGCTGGTAAAGCCAACCTCCATCGACACGCCGCTGCCGCAGCGCGCCCGCAACTACATGGACCGCGAGCCGACGCTGCCGCCGCCGATCTACCCGCCCGAGGAGGTGGCCAACGCCATCCTGCACGCCGCCGTGCACCCGCAGCGCGACATCTTCGTGGGCGGGGCTGGCAAGCTGTTCGTGATGGGCAAGGAGTTCGCACCAGGCGCCTACGATGAACTCGCGCCCGCCATCATTGCCCTTCAGAAGCGTTCGGAGCGCCCAAGAGATCCGCAGGGAGCACTGCACGTTCCGCAGAAGGCTGGCAGCGAGCGGGGTGACCCGCCGGTTCCCGTCATGCGCACCAGCGCCTACACCCGAGCAACGTTGCACCCACTCGCAACGGCGAGTGTGATTACTGGTCTGGCGGCCACGGCTGCCTTGCTGCTGTCTCGAAAACCACGTCGCAGAGGCGCAGTCTGA